One Etheostoma cragini isolate CJK2018 chromosome 18, CSU_Ecrag_1.0, whole genome shotgun sequence DNA window includes the following coding sequences:
- the itpkb gene encoding inositol-trisphosphate 3-kinase B isoform X1 → MAASALNLNGLGVMNSSNQFHTQPGSSSTTSRTRTSPVGRPVLPVPDRSTYCQLGGGIPGGGIYSPTSPKTSPPSLGPTFVFPPSSSLSPSSTPRARSPSPRSPELLGVNVGQRVRRLSSASAEERGEGEGQEERVGETGGGERREDRRRQAQLLQIHRELQNVEVRGKVGIFEAHISGIRAQVLNTELQRSPRSPRRSTSQTSQQNTALDCSMTHPQQSKVTSVVQNGREREEDTKQVERREGGSKDDEKDNSATKTNTENKTLIGQNGRHSETTMQTSLVDGPFVVPGSLETLKPDATTDKEKEGERQREKEREKDRGEVEDKQMSGDKEQTEREVRDVKEDRLCLEMLLQKETNRLEVNPETNAFPEAQSSESTPCLLDTDPTSNHSPSIPAVIITDHGLESQPHSEGPDSDQGLGCISSPSSSPAFGTNSSTRSLRKLSSSSASSAGFSSSWEESEEDISSDTEKGEHLLNPAVLTSQQRAHKSWKKIKNMVHWSPFVMSFKKKYPWIQLAGHAGSFKAGANGRILKKHCECEQRCLSLLMRDVLRPYVPGYHGDVEKDGQKYNQMEDLLAEFDFPCVMDCKMGVRTYLEEELTKARKKPSPRPDMYQKMVEVDPEAATPKENLQKAVTKPRYMQWRETISSTATLGFRIEGVKKEDGTVNRDFKKTKTREQVIEAFHDFVKGNKDILNCYLSRLKEVRDTLEISPFFKTHEVIGSSLLFVHDSKGRAKVWMIDFGKTTPLPEGEELTHRVSWQEGNREDGYLSGLDSLVDIILSMVNSGT, encoded by the exons ATGGCAGCCTCTGCCCTGAACCTGAATGGCCTTGGAGTCATGAACAG CAGTAATCAGTTTCACACCCAACCAGGCTCCTCTAGTACCACCTCTCGAACTAGAACCAGTCCGGTCGGTCGACCTGTGTTGCCAGTTCCAGATCGGAGCACCTACTGTCAGTTGGGCGGGGGAATACCGGGTGGAGGTATCTACAGCCCAACCAGCCCTAAG ACAAGCCCTCCATCCCTGGGTCCAACCTTTGTCTTCCCTCCTTCATCCTCGCTTTCTCCCAGCTCCACCCCTCGTGCTCGCTCTCCCTCCCCTCGAAGCCCAGAGCTCCTAGGAGTCAATGTGGGCCAGCGGGTCCGACGACTGAGCTCGGCCAGCgctgaggagagaggggaaggagAAGGGCAGGAGGAGAGGGTAGGAGAGacgggaggaggagagaggcgAGAGGATAGGAGACGCCAGGCACAGCTGCTGCAGATACACAGAGAGCTGCAAAACGTTGAG GTCAGGGGAAAAGTGGGCATTTTCGAGGCCCACATTTCTGGAATTCGTGCACAAGTGCTAAACACTGAGCTCCAGCGCAGCCCTCGATCTCCAAGACGATCAACTAGCCAAACCAGCCAACAAAACACAGCCCTCGACTGCTCAATGACCCACCCGCAACAGAGTAAAGTTACCTCTGTTGTCCAAAAtggaagagaaagggaggaagacACAAAGCAAGtagaaaggagagaaggaggaagtaAAGATGATGAGAAGGACAACAGTGCTACTAAAACCAACACTGAGAACAAGACACTGATTggtcaaaatggccgccattcAGAAACAACAATGCAAACTTCCTTAGTAGACGGACCGTTTGTCGTTCCAGGTTCCCTTGAGACATTAAAACCAGAtgcaacaacagacaaagagaaagaaggagaaaggcagagagaaaaggagagagaaaaagacagaggggaggTAGAGGACAAACAAATGTCGGGAGACAaagaacagacagagagagaagtgagagaTGTGAAAGAGGACCGGTTGTGTCTTGAGATGCTGCTTCAGAAAGAGACTAACAGGTTGGAGGTTAACCCAGAAACAAATGCTTTTCCTGAGGCGCAAAGCAGTGAGAGCACCCCTTGTTTGCTGGACACCGATCCCACCTCCAACcactctccctccatccctgcAGTCATAATAACTGACCACGGTTTGGAAAGCCAGCCTCATTCTGAAGGCCCTGACTCAGACCAGGGACTAGGCTGCATCTCAAGCCCTAGTTCTAGCCCTGCCTTTGGGACAAACTCATCCACCCGCTCCCTCAGGAAGCTGTCGTCCTCCTCGGCCTCCTCGGCTGGTTTCTCCTCGTCTTGGGAAGAGTCGGAAGAAGATATTTCTAGTGATACGGAGAAAGGAGAGCATCTTCTTAACCCTGCAGTCCTCACTTCTCAACAGAGAGCA cacAAGTCTTGGAAGAAGATTAAGAACATGGTCCACTGGTCACCGTTTGTCATGTCCTTCAAGAAGAAATATCCCTGGATACAACTGGCTGGGCATGCAG GAAGCTTCAAGGCGGGAGCAAACGGACGCATATTAAAA AAACACTGTGAATGTGAGCAGCGCTGTTTGTCCCTCCTGATGAGGGACGTACTGCGCCCGTACGTCCCGGGTTACCATGGAGACGTCGAGAAGGACGGACAGAAATACAACCAGATGGAGGATCTGCTGGCTGAGTTTGACTTCCCGTGTGTGATGGACTGTAAGATGGGAGTGAG gaCCTACCTTGAGGAAGAGCTGACTAAGGCTCGTAAGAAACCCTCCCCAAGACCCGACATGTATCAGAAAATGGTTGAGGTTGATCCCGAGGCAGCTACGCCAAAGGAAAACCTCCAGAAAGCCGTGACCAAACCCAGATACATGCAGTGGAGAGAGACCATAAGCTCAACAGCCACCCTGGGATTTAGGATAGAGGGAGTCAAG AAGGAGGACGGGACGGTGAACAGagattttaagaaaacaaagacgAGAGAGCAAGTCATTGAGGCCTTCCACGACTTTGTCAAAGGAAATAAGGACATTCTG aactgTTATCTTAGCAGACTGAAGGAAGTAAGAGACACTCTGGAAATTTCCCCATTCTTCAAAACCCACGAG GTGATTGGCAGCTCCTTGTTATTTGTTCACGACAGTAAGGGACGGGCCAAAGTCTGGATGATCGACTTTGGGAAAACCACGCCTCTTCCTGAAGGGGAAGAACTAACCCACCGAGTGTCCTGGCAAGAGGGCAACAGAGAGGATGGTTACCTTTCTGGACTTGATAGTTTGGTGGACATCATTTTATCTATGGTGAACTCTGGGACTTGA
- the itpkb gene encoding inositol-trisphosphate 3-kinase B isoform X2, translating into MAASALNLNGLGVMNSNQFHTQPGSSSTTSRTRTSPVGRPVLPVPDRSTYCQLGGGIPGGGIYSPTSPKTSPPSLGPTFVFPPSSSLSPSSTPRARSPSPRSPELLGVNVGQRVRRLSSASAEERGEGEGQEERVGETGGGERREDRRRQAQLLQIHRELQNVEVRGKVGIFEAHISGIRAQVLNTELQRSPRSPRRSTSQTSQQNTALDCSMTHPQQSKVTSVVQNGREREEDTKQVERREGGSKDDEKDNSATKTNTENKTLIGQNGRHSETTMQTSLVDGPFVVPGSLETLKPDATTDKEKEGERQREKEREKDRGEVEDKQMSGDKEQTEREVRDVKEDRLCLEMLLQKETNRLEVNPETNAFPEAQSSESTPCLLDTDPTSNHSPSIPAVIITDHGLESQPHSEGPDSDQGLGCISSPSSSPAFGTNSSTRSLRKLSSSSASSAGFSSSWEESEEDISSDTEKGEHLLNPAVLTSQQRAHKSWKKIKNMVHWSPFVMSFKKKYPWIQLAGHAGSFKAGANGRILKKHCECEQRCLSLLMRDVLRPYVPGYHGDVEKDGQKYNQMEDLLAEFDFPCVMDCKMGVRTYLEEELTKARKKPSPRPDMYQKMVEVDPEAATPKENLQKAVTKPRYMQWRETISSTATLGFRIEGVKKEDGTVNRDFKKTKTREQVIEAFHDFVKGNKDILNCYLSRLKEVRDTLEISPFFKTHEVIGSSLLFVHDSKGRAKVWMIDFGKTTPLPEGEELTHRVSWQEGNREDGYLSGLDSLVDIILSMVNSGT; encoded by the exons ATGGCAGCCTCTGCCCTGAACCTGAATGGCCTTGGAGTCATGAACAG TAATCAGTTTCACACCCAACCAGGCTCCTCTAGTACCACCTCTCGAACTAGAACCAGTCCGGTCGGTCGACCTGTGTTGCCAGTTCCAGATCGGAGCACCTACTGTCAGTTGGGCGGGGGAATACCGGGTGGAGGTATCTACAGCCCAACCAGCCCTAAG ACAAGCCCTCCATCCCTGGGTCCAACCTTTGTCTTCCCTCCTTCATCCTCGCTTTCTCCCAGCTCCACCCCTCGTGCTCGCTCTCCCTCCCCTCGAAGCCCAGAGCTCCTAGGAGTCAATGTGGGCCAGCGGGTCCGACGACTGAGCTCGGCCAGCgctgaggagagaggggaaggagAAGGGCAGGAGGAGAGGGTAGGAGAGacgggaggaggagagaggcgAGAGGATAGGAGACGCCAGGCACAGCTGCTGCAGATACACAGAGAGCTGCAAAACGTTGAG GTCAGGGGAAAAGTGGGCATTTTCGAGGCCCACATTTCTGGAATTCGTGCACAAGTGCTAAACACTGAGCTCCAGCGCAGCCCTCGATCTCCAAGACGATCAACTAGCCAAACCAGCCAACAAAACACAGCCCTCGACTGCTCAATGACCCACCCGCAACAGAGTAAAGTTACCTCTGTTGTCCAAAAtggaagagaaagggaggaagacACAAAGCAAGtagaaaggagagaaggaggaagtaAAGATGATGAGAAGGACAACAGTGCTACTAAAACCAACACTGAGAACAAGACACTGATTggtcaaaatggccgccattcAGAAACAACAATGCAAACTTCCTTAGTAGACGGACCGTTTGTCGTTCCAGGTTCCCTTGAGACATTAAAACCAGAtgcaacaacagacaaagagaaagaaggagaaaggcagagagaaaaggagagagaaaaagacagaggggaggTAGAGGACAAACAAATGTCGGGAGACAaagaacagacagagagagaagtgagagaTGTGAAAGAGGACCGGTTGTGTCTTGAGATGCTGCTTCAGAAAGAGACTAACAGGTTGGAGGTTAACCCAGAAACAAATGCTTTTCCTGAGGCGCAAAGCAGTGAGAGCACCCCTTGTTTGCTGGACACCGATCCCACCTCCAACcactctccctccatccctgcAGTCATAATAACTGACCACGGTTTGGAAAGCCAGCCTCATTCTGAAGGCCCTGACTCAGACCAGGGACTAGGCTGCATCTCAAGCCCTAGTTCTAGCCCTGCCTTTGGGACAAACTCATCCACCCGCTCCCTCAGGAAGCTGTCGTCCTCCTCGGCCTCCTCGGCTGGTTTCTCCTCGTCTTGGGAAGAGTCGGAAGAAGATATTTCTAGTGATACGGAGAAAGGAGAGCATCTTCTTAACCCTGCAGTCCTCACTTCTCAACAGAGAGCA cacAAGTCTTGGAAGAAGATTAAGAACATGGTCCACTGGTCACCGTTTGTCATGTCCTTCAAGAAGAAATATCCCTGGATACAACTGGCTGGGCATGCAG GAAGCTTCAAGGCGGGAGCAAACGGACGCATATTAAAA AAACACTGTGAATGTGAGCAGCGCTGTTTGTCCCTCCTGATGAGGGACGTACTGCGCCCGTACGTCCCGGGTTACCATGGAGACGTCGAGAAGGACGGACAGAAATACAACCAGATGGAGGATCTGCTGGCTGAGTTTGACTTCCCGTGTGTGATGGACTGTAAGATGGGAGTGAG gaCCTACCTTGAGGAAGAGCTGACTAAGGCTCGTAAGAAACCCTCCCCAAGACCCGACATGTATCAGAAAATGGTTGAGGTTGATCCCGAGGCAGCTACGCCAAAGGAAAACCTCCAGAAAGCCGTGACCAAACCCAGATACATGCAGTGGAGAGAGACCATAAGCTCAACAGCCACCCTGGGATTTAGGATAGAGGGAGTCAAG AAGGAGGACGGGACGGTGAACAGagattttaagaaaacaaagacgAGAGAGCAAGTCATTGAGGCCTTCCACGACTTTGTCAAAGGAAATAAGGACATTCTG aactgTTATCTTAGCAGACTGAAGGAAGTAAGAGACACTCTGGAAATTTCCCCATTCTTCAAAACCCACGAG GTGATTGGCAGCTCCTTGTTATTTGTTCACGACAGTAAGGGACGGGCCAAAGTCTGGATGATCGACTTTGGGAAAACCACGCCTCTTCCTGAAGGGGAAGAACTAACCCACCGAGTGTCCTGGCAAGAGGGCAACAGAGAGGATGGTTACCTTTCTGGACTTGATAGTTTGGTGGACATCATTTTATCTATGGTGAACTCTGGGACTTGA